The genome window AGCGCGAGACCCCGCAGCAGCAGCGCGGCCAGGCGGTCCGGCCGGCGCCCGTGGCGCCGCCGGCCCCGCCGCAGTTCCGGATCGACCACCGCGACCCGGCCCGGTTCGTCGAGCGCGAACTGCTCAAGCTCGCGCTCCAGCACCCGCAGCTGGTCAGCCCGGCGTTCGACCAGTACGGCGAGGACGAGTTCCCGCCGCCGCCCTACGCGGCGGTGCGCCGGGCCATCGCCAAGGCCGGCGGCACCACCTGGGGCGCCACCGTGCCCGGCTTCCTCGACCTGGTCCAGGAGGCCGCCGAGGACGCCCGGGTCCGTTCCCTGGTCACCGAGTTGACGGTCGAGCCGGTCCGCACCCGGCGCAAGCCGGACGAGCTCTACGCCGGCGAGTTCCTGGTCAAACTGCGCCGCGCCTCGGTCGGCCGCCGGGTCGCCGAGGTCCGGGCCCACCTGCAGCGCCTGGGCAACCGGGCCACGCCCGAGGAACTCACCCCGGTGCAGCAGGAGCTGTGGGCCCTTCAGCAGTACGACGACAACCTGCGCACCCGCGGCGCCTCCGGCCTCTAGCGGGCCGTGCACCGGTGTGGCGCGGCGCACACCGGAAGGGCCACACTGAAAGGGTCTCAGTCCGTCACGCGTCGGGCCCCACGGTCCGCGGAGGGTGGGCCACTTGGAGATCGCCAGAACGGCCGCCGAAGTGCTCGACCAGACAGCGCCCGACCAGCCGGTCCTCGGCCGAGGAGTGCCTGGACCGCGGTCGGCCGAGGACCGTGACGAACCGCCGGAGCGGCTCCCGGACGAGCGGTCCGAGGAGGAGCCGGAGGAGGATGCGGACGAGTCGGGGCCCTCGGAAGCCGTGCCCGCGGCGCACGAGGGCAGCGGCCCGGCCGCCGACCTGTTCCGCCAGTACCTGCGCGAGATCGGCCGGATCCGCCTGCTCACCGCCGCCGAGGAGGTCGAGCTGGCCCGCCAGGTGGAGGCGGGCCTGTTCGCCGAGCAGCACCTGCGGCGGCACGGCCTGCCGCAGGGCCCGCTGGCCGACGAGCTGGACCAGCTGGTGGTGCTCGGCCGCACCGCCAAGCGCCGGCTGATCGAGGCCAACCTGCGCCTGGTCGTCTCGGTGGCCAAGCGCTTCGTCGGCCGCGGCCTGACCATGCTCGACCTGGTCCAGGAGGGCAACGTCGGCCTGATCCGGGCGGTCGAGAAGTTCGACTACACCCGGGGCTACAAGTTCTCCACCTACGCGACCTGGTGGATCCGGCAGGCGATGAGCCGGGCGCTGGCCGACCAGGCCCGCACCATCCGGGTCCCGGTGCACGTGGTCGAGCTGATCAACCGGGTGCTGCGGGTGCAGCGCGCGCTGCTCCAGGAGCGCGGCACCGAGCCCAGCCCGGCCGAGGTGGCCGGGCTGCTCGAACTCACCGAGGCCCGGGTCCGCGAGGTGCTGCGGCTGGCCCAGGAGCCGATCTCGCTGCACGTGCCGGTCGGCACCGAGGAGGACGTGGCGCTCGGCGACTTGATCGAGGACGCCGACGCCGCCGAGCCCGCCGAGAGCGCCACCTTCCTGCTGCTGCGCGAGCACCTGGAGGCCGTGCTGGCCACCCTCGGCGAGCGCGAGCGCAAGGTGGTGGAGCTGCGCTACGGGCTGGCCGACGGCCGGGTGCGCACCCTGGAGGAGATCGGGGTGCTGTTCGGCGTGACCCGGGAGCGGATCCGCCAGATCGAGTCCAAGACGCTGGCCAAGCTGCGCGCCAACGCCTTCGCCGACCAGCTGCGCGGCTACCTGGACTGACGGCCGGTCAGTGCCGACCGGCCGTCAGTGCCGACGGGCCGTCAGTGGTGGAAGGCGCTCTCCCCGTCGATCCCGAGCCGGCTCGCCGGCCCGGGCTGCGCCTGGAGCTCGGGCAGCAGCCGGGTCAGGTCGGCCAGCAGCATGTCGGCCAGGTCCAGGCTGAACCCGTTGCGGCAGACCACCCGGAGCACCGACAGGTCGGTGCGGTTCTCCGGGAAGGTGTAGGCGGGCACCTGCCAGCCGCGCTCGCGCAGTCGGCGGGAGACGTCGAAGACGTCGAAGGCCGTCACCCCGTCGGCCACGGTGAAGGCGAAGACCGGCAGTTCGTCGCCGCGGGTGAGCAGCCGGAAGCTGCCGAGCTGCTCGATCCCGCGGGCCAGGTGCCGGGCCACGTGCCGGCAGGACTGCTGGACCGCCCGGTAGCCCTCGAAGCCGAGCCGCAGGAACTGGTAGTACTGCGCGACCACTTCGGCGCCCGGCCGGGAGAAGTTGAGCGCGAAGGTGGGCATGTCGCCGCCCAGGTAGTTGACCTTGAAGACCAGCTCCTCGGGCAGCGCCTCCTCGTCCCGCCACAGCGCCCAGCCGACGCCGGGGTAGACCAGGCCGTACTTGTGGCCGGAGGTGTTGATCGAGGCCACCCGGGGCAGCTGGAAGTCCCAGACCAGGTCACTGTCCAGGAAGGGCGCGACCATGCCGCCGGAGGCGCCGTCCACGTGCACCGGGACGTCCAGGCCGGTGCGCTGCTGGAGGTCGTCCAGGGCGGCGCAGATCTCGGCGACCGGCTCGTAGGAGCCGTCGAAGGTGGAGCCGAGCACGCCGACCACGCCGATGGTGTTCTCGTCGACCAGCGCGAGCGCGGACTCGGCGTCCAGGTGGAACCGCTCGCCCTCCATCGGGGCCAGCCGGCACTCCACCTCCCAGAAGTTGCAGAACTTCTCCCAGCAGACCTGGACGTTGGCGCCCATCACCAGGTTGGGCCGGGCGCCGGCGTCGTAGCGCTCCTGGTTGCGGCGCATCCACCGGCGCTTGAGGGCCAGGCCGGCCAGCATGCAGGCCTCGCTGGAACCGGTGGTCGAGCAGCCCACCGCCCGGTCCGGGTCGGGCGCGTGCCAGAGGTCGGCCAGGATCGCCACGCAGCGCCGCTCCAGCTCGGCGGTCTGCGGGTACTCGTCCTTGTCGATCATGTTCTTGTCGAGGCACTCGGCCATCAGCTTGTCCGCCTCCGCCTCCATCGAGGTGGTGACGAAGGTGGCCAGGTTGAGCTTGGCGTTGCCGTCGAGCATCAGCTCGTCGTGGATCAGCTGGTAGGCGACGTGCGGCGGCAGCGGCAGGTGGTGCAGCTTGTGCTTGGGCGGGGCCTGGCGCATCGCGCCGATCGGATCGGCCTCGCCCAGCAGGGCGTTGACGGACAGTCGGCGGTCGGAGCTCGTTCCCTTGTGCAGCGGCGCCATTCCTCGGATGCCCTTCGTGGGGAGGTCCTTGATCCTCCCCACGCTAGGCCATCTCGGCGATCTCCGGGTGCACTTGATCGCGGACCACGCCGTACTGCTGACGGATCGCCTTGCCGAACGGCTGGTCCGGCTCGGGCTCCACCACGGTGGCGTCCGGCAGCTCCCACTGCGGCGGCTCGGGCGTGCCGGCCAGGGCCCAGGCGGCCTGCCGGGCGGCGCCGCGGGCCGCGTGGTCGCCGGCCGGCGGTATCACCACCGGGACGTCGAAGACCAGCGAGGCGATCTCGCGCACCGCGGGCAGTCGGCCGACCGTGCCGAGCAGGAAGACCCGACGGATCGTCACCCCCTGGGCGCGCAGGGTGTCCAGCGCGTCCGCGATGTTGCAGAGCATGCCCTCGACGGCGGCCCGGGCCAGGTGCTCGGGCTGCATCGCCTCGGCCCGAAGGCCCGTCAGGGTGCCGGCGGCGTGCGGCAGCCGGGGCGTGCGCTCGCCCTCCAGGTAGGGCAGCAGCACCAGCCCGTAGGCACCGGGGGTGGAGCGCAGGGCCAGCTCGCTCAGGCCCTCCAGGTCGCGGCCGAGCAGGTTGGCGGTGGAGCGCAGCACCCGGGCCGCGTTCAGCGTGCCGACCATCGGCAGGTGCCGCCCGGTCGCGTCGGCGAACGAGGAGACGGTGCCGGCCGGGTCGATCACCGGCTCGTCGTGCACCGCGAAGATCGTGCCGGTGGAGCCGAGCGAGACCACGGCGTCGCCCGGGCGCAGGCCCAGGCCCAGCGCGGCGGCCATGTTGTCGCCGGTGCCGGCCGAGATCAACAGGCCCTCCGGGGTGTGCCCGGCCGGCTCGTTGGGCGCCAGCACCTCGGGCAGCCGGGACAGCTCGTGGCCGAGCGCCAGCTCCACCAGGTCCTGCCGGTACTCGCCGGTGATCGGCGACCAGTAGCCGGTGCCGGAGGCGTCGCCCCGGTCGGTGGTGCGGCGCTGCGGGTGGCCGAGCAACTGCCAGACCAGCCAGTCGTGCGGCAGCAGCACCTCGGCGATCCGGCGCGCGTTGGCCGGCTCGAACTCGGCCAGCCAGCGCAGCTTGGCGATGGTGTAGGTGGCGGCCGGCACCGCGCCGATCGCGGCCGTCCAGGCCGCCGGGCCGCCGAGCGCGTCCGTCAGGTGGGCGGCGGCCCCGGAGGAGCGCGGATCGGTCCACAGCAGCGCCGGGCGGACCAGCACGCCGCCCGCGTCCAGCCCGATCAGGCTGTGCTGCTGGGCGGAGACGCCGATCGCCCGGACCCCCTCCAGCAGCCCGCCGTGCGCCGCCTCGCCGAGCGAGTGCAGCCAGGACTGCGGATCCGCCTCGGTGCTGCGGGCCCGGGACGCCTCGGAGTCCGGGTGCGCGGCCTTGCCCGAACGCAGCACCTCGCCGGTGTCCGCGTCACACGCGACGATCCTGGTCCGAGTGGTGGAGCTGTCGATGCCCGCGACGATGGCCATGGAAGAGATCATGCCGCAGCCGGGGCGGCGGTTCCGGGCGCCCCGGCCAAGTGTTGCCCACTCGGTACAGACCGTAGGCGGTCAGGAGCGGACGGTGCCCCAGCTGTCGTCCTCCGGGCCGCGGCTGAAGTACGGCACCCGGTCGGTGATCGCGTCCGGGAGCTTCTCGCCGACCTTGCCGGTGACCGCGCCGACCGCCTTCCCGGCCGCGGCGCCGGCCGACTCCCGGGCCCGCTGGGTGGCGTCCCGCACCACGGGGTGCCGGGCCACCTTCTGCGCGGCCGCGGCCAACTGCTCGTAGCGCTGCCGGCCGGCCCGGGCACCGAGCACGTACCCGGCTGCGGCCCCCACGATGAACGACACCTTCCACATGTTCTCGGCCTCCACCCTCGTCTCCGGGCACCTGCCGCGGTGCCCTACCCTTCCCGGCCGCCCGCGAACCACGGCCGTTCGTCACCCAGCATCCCCGGCGCCGGGCCCGGTCGCCCGACGGGCGCGCCGACCTGGTGCGCAGCCGTTCCGCCGCGGAAGCGATTGGCGGACCACCCCCCGGGATGCGCTAATGTATGTCCCGCAGCAAGCGCCCGCGCGGCGCGAGCGGCACCCAACTCAATCCCGCATAGCTCAATTGGCAGAGCAGCCGGCTGTTAACCGGCAGGTTTTTGGTTCGAGTCCAAATGCGGGAGCTCAGGAAGCCGGTCCGGGATCACCCGGTTCGGCCCTGGTGAAGCGGTCCCCCATAGCTCAATTGGCAGAGCAGCCGACTGTTAATCGGCAGGTTATTGGTTCGAGTCCAATTGGGGGAGCCAGCGAGTGGAAGCCCTCCGGCCGGTGGCCGGGGGGCTTCCGGCGTTCCGGGGCGCCGACCGGGAGCCGGGGCGGGTCAGCCGCCGACGGCCTGCTGGAAGAGCGAGCTCACCCGGCCGTCGAAGCTGACGCTGTAGGAGGTGTCGGGGGTGTCCCCGCCCTGCTGGTAGCCGCCGATCACGCCGACCAGCTGCCCGTCCGCGCTCAGCCAGGGACTGCCGCTGGTGCCGTCGGAGAAGCCCGCGCAGTCGAACCGCTCCTGGGTGGCGCTCTGCGCGGTGGTCCGGGTGGTGCAGGTGATCGGCTCCTCGTGGTCGTACGGGTAGCCGGTGACGGTCACCGAGAGGTCGAAGCCCCGGT of Kitasatospora viridis contains these proteins:
- a CDS encoding RNA polymerase sigma factor, whose protein sequence is MEIARTAAEVLDQTAPDQPVLGRGVPGPRSAEDRDEPPERLPDERSEEEPEEDADESGPSEAVPAAHEGSGPAADLFRQYLREIGRIRLLTAAEEVELARQVEAGLFAEQHLRRHGLPQGPLADELDQLVVLGRTAKRRLIEANLRLVVSVAKRFVGRGLTMLDLVQEGNVGLIRAVEKFDYTRGYKFSTYATWWIRQAMSRALADQARTIRVPVHVVELINRVLRVQRALLQERGTEPSPAEVAGLLELTEARVREVLRLAQEPISLHVPVGTEEDVALGDLIEDADAAEPAESATFLLLREHLEAVLATLGERERKVVELRYGLADGRVRTLEEIGVLFGVTRERIRQIESKTLAKLRANAFADQLRGYLD
- a CDS encoding glutamate decarboxylase — protein: MAPLHKGTSSDRRLSVNALLGEADPIGAMRQAPPKHKLHHLPLPPHVAYQLIHDELMLDGNAKLNLATFVTTSMEAEADKLMAECLDKNMIDKDEYPQTAELERRCVAILADLWHAPDPDRAVGCSTTGSSEACMLAGLALKRRWMRRNQERYDAGARPNLVMGANVQVCWEKFCNFWEVECRLAPMEGERFHLDAESALALVDENTIGVVGVLGSTFDGSYEPVAEICAALDDLQQRTGLDVPVHVDGASGGMVAPFLDSDLVWDFQLPRVASINTSGHKYGLVYPGVGWALWRDEEALPEELVFKVNYLGGDMPTFALNFSRPGAEVVAQYYQFLRLGFEGYRAVQQSCRHVARHLARGIEQLGSFRLLTRGDELPVFAFTVADGVTAFDVFDVSRRLRERGWQVPAYTFPENRTDLSVLRVVCRNGFSLDLADMLLADLTRLLPELQAQPGPASRLGIDGESAFHH
- a CDS encoding FGGY family carbohydrate kinase, which codes for MAIVAGIDSSTTRTRIVACDADTGEVLRSGKAAHPDSEASRARSTEADPQSWLHSLGEAAHGGLLEGVRAIGVSAQQHSLIGLDAGGVLVRPALLWTDPRSSGAAAHLTDALGGPAAWTAAIGAVPAATYTIAKLRWLAEFEPANARRIAEVLLPHDWLVWQLLGHPQRRTTDRGDASGTGYWSPITGEYRQDLVELALGHELSRLPEVLAPNEPAGHTPEGLLISAGTGDNMAAALGLGLRPGDAVVSLGSTGTIFAVHDEPVIDPAGTVSSFADATGRHLPMVGTLNAARVLRSTANLLGRDLEGLSELALRSTPGAYGLVLLPYLEGERTPRLPHAAGTLTGLRAEAMQPEHLARAAVEGMLCNIADALDTLRAQGVTIRRVFLLGTVGRLPAVREIASLVFDVPVVIPPAGDHAARGAARQAAWALAGTPEPPQWELPDATVVEPEPDQPFGKAIRQQYGVVRDQVHPEIAEMA